DNA sequence from the Fusobacterium sp. SYSU M8D902 genome:
AGCTAAGTGACTTGAAGCATTTTCATCATATAAAGTATTATAGAAAATTTTTCTTGAATTAGATATTGGTGAGTTATACTCTACTAAGGCTACCTCTCCTAGATAACTCGAACTTTCATCTGTGTTTAATAATTTTCCTAAGATCTCCTCTCCCACTTCAGCTGAATACTCCACTACTTTTCCGTTTACAAATTTTAATCTAAATTGATTAATTGTATTGCCACCATAGATTAGAGGTTTACTACTAACCACTATACCATTTACTTTATCTCTATGTGGCATTGTAAATATCTCCTCAGTTGGAATATTCGCTACAAAATAAACTCCAGATTTCGACTCCTCTCCTCCACTTATCCATCTATGGTTCTCTGGCAATTCTATCTCTAAGTTTGTTCCCTTTGAATTTTTATAGATTAACTTTTTAAATTTTTTATCATTTAAAAATGCTGTTCTCTCTTTCAAGTTATTGAGATGTTTTTCCCACTCTAGTATTGGATTTTCTTTATCAGCTCTAACTATATTCAATATTAATTTCCATAGTTCTGACATTGCATACTCATCTTTTAACTCTGGGAAAACTCTATTTGCCCAAGCTTGTGTTGGTACAGAAACAACTGACCATTGATTACTATTTCCCATAACATTTTCATAATACTCTTTAAGAGCTATACTCTTAGCTTTTTGCTGTCTTGCTACTCTATCAGCATCAACATCTTTTAAAATATCTGGATCATTTGCATAGATACTTAGAAAGGCAGCCCCTTTTTTTCTATAGTACTCCAATGACTCCTTTTGCCAATCTGGAAAAATATCAAAAATTTCATCATCTCCATATAGATATCTATACTTTCCACATACCTCATCATTCCAATGCACAACAACTTCACCA
Encoded proteins:
- a CDS encoding aminopeptidase, encoding MEKEIKNYVELIIRKGINIQKGQILVVNSPVETYDFTRQVVNEAYKQGAGEVVVHWNDEVCGKYRYLYGDDEIFDIFPDWQKESLEYYRKKGAAFLSIYANDPDILKDVDADRVARQQKAKSIALKEYYENVMGNSNQWSVVSVPTQAWANRVFPELKDEYAMSELWKLILNIVRADKENPILEWEKHLNNLKERTAFLNDKKFKKLIYKNSKGTNLEIELPENHRWISGGEESKSGVYFVANIPTEEIFTMPHRDKVNGIVVSSKPLIYGGNTINQFRLKFVNGKVVEYSAEVGEEILGKLLNTDESSSYLGEVALVEYNSPISNSRKIFYNTLYDENASSHLALGGAYPVCIEGSENLSEEELKERGMNISLVHEDFMIGTEDMEIIGVDSQGNEITIMKDGNFAFTI